The genomic interval GACCCCTACGTGGTGATGTACATCAACTCGAACCCCGAGATCAAAGCCCTCTCCGATGTGATCTGCACCTCGAGCAACGCCGAGAAGATCATCGCCTCGGTGCCGAAGGATCGGGAGATCCTCTTCGGTCCCGACCGTCACCTCGGCCGCTACCTGATGAAGAAGACCGGCCGGCCCATGACGCTCTGGCAGGGCGTCTGCATCGTCCACGAGACCTTCAACGAGAAGAAGGTGATCGCCCTCAAGACCGAGCACCCCGACGCCGAGGTCATCGCCCACCCCGAGTGCGAAGAGGCGATCCTCAAGCACGCGGATTTCGTCGGCTCGACCTCCGCCCTGCTCAAGCATAGCCAGACCTCGCCGAAGAAGAAGTTCATCGTCCTGACCGAATCGGGGATCTTGCATCAGATGCGCAAGGCCTCGCCCGACAAGATCTTTCTCGAAGGGCCCAACGACAGCGGCTGTCAGTGCAACGAGTGCCCCTACATGCGGCTCAACACCCTCGAAAA from Deltaproteobacteria bacterium PRO3 carries:
- the nadA gene encoding quinolinate synthase NadA, which encodes MDILEKIAAEKRRLNAVIVSHYYQEDEIQDLADFVGDSLAMAQYCEKSPADTLVVCGVRFMAETAKIVNPAKRVLLPDLEAGCSLADSCQPAPFQYFKSKLKDPYVVMYINSNPEIKALSDVICTSSNAEKIIASVPKDREILFGPDRHLGRYLMKKTGRPMTLWQGVCIVHETFNEKKVIALKTEHPDAEVIAHPECEEAILKHADFVGSTSALLKHSQTSPKKKFIVLTESGILHQMRKASPDKIFLEGPNDSGCQCNECPYMRLNTLEKLYQCMRDEKPEILMPEELRQKAYLPLKRMLELSAA